From a region of the Leptospira kmetyi serovar Malaysia str. Bejo-Iso9 genome:
- a CDS encoding multiheme c-type cytochrome, with protein sequence MNILKLDRRITILVSILTTVVCVFVCGRTSDKIPVEDRFPGRAWAKPVVVGESLPGIGGLTAKDCGQCHEDHYREWKTSTHANAFSDLQFQSELTKPNSPQWLCLNCHIPLSGQRKEIATHLSEGDVFKPVLVSNPKFNANWEKEGVSCGTCHLKSDSNGNTILVGPTGANAPHPVTKDKEALHSRCNDCHNQEYKLNSSLVCYFKTGEEFKESLHYGKEDCVSCHMPSLNRKIVPNSFPNGPRDSHRHTFIGGGVPKTFELFEPQWNGDYKAGLETGEPTWSEKDFTNRSIRVRLELENKFAGHSVPTGDPERHVLVEAILLNEAGREISKETIRIGQTWEWYPEAKLVADNRIRSGEKRKIDLSLHWKEKENVRFGFIRIKHVRLTKENAEHMKKNSKLASKEIGSKLERIESFYPFANLFYESKTDLNTKKTSVSSRETLFKISKQGSL encoded by the coding sequence TTGAATATTCTTAAATTAGATAGAAGAATTACGATCCTTGTTTCGATTTTGACGACGGTCGTTTGTGTTTTCGTATGCGGCAGAACCTCGGATAAAATCCCCGTCGAAGATCGTTTTCCCGGCCGAGCCTGGGCAAAACCGGTCGTCGTGGGAGAATCCCTTCCTGGAATCGGAGGTTTGACCGCAAAGGACTGCGGGCAATGCCACGAAGATCATTACCGGGAATGGAAAACTTCCACACACGCAAACGCGTTCAGCGACCTGCAATTTCAATCCGAGTTGACCAAACCGAATTCTCCGCAATGGCTTTGTTTGAACTGTCATATTCCGCTCAGCGGTCAAAGAAAAGAGATCGCGACCCATCTTTCGGAAGGAGACGTGTTCAAACCGGTTCTCGTTTCGAACCCGAAATTTAATGCGAACTGGGAAAAGGAAGGAGTCAGTTGCGGAACCTGTCATCTCAAATCCGATTCGAACGGCAACACGATCCTCGTCGGGCCTACGGGAGCGAACGCGCCTCATCCAGTTACGAAGGACAAAGAAGCGCTTCATTCCCGTTGCAACGATTGCCACAATCAGGAATATAAACTCAATTCTTCCCTGGTTTGTTATTTTAAAACCGGAGAAGAATTTAAGGAAAGTCTCCACTACGGCAAAGAGGATTGCGTTAGTTGTCACATGCCTTCCTTAAATCGTAAAATCGTTCCGAATTCTTTTCCGAACGGCCCGAGGGATTCGCATCGACATACGTTTATCGGAGGCGGCGTTCCGAAGACGTTCGAGTTGTTCGAACCTCAATGGAACGGAGATTACAAGGCCGGTCTGGAAACCGGGGAACCGACTTGGTCCGAAAAAGATTTTACAAATCGTTCGATCCGGGTTCGACTCGAATTGGAAAATAAATTTGCGGGGCATTCCGTTCCGACCGGAGATCCGGAAAGACACGTTCTTGTGGAAGCGATTTTGTTAAACGAAGCGGGCCGCGAAATTTCTAAGGAAACGATTCGAATCGGACAAACCTGGGAATGGTATCCGGAAGCGAAACTCGTCGCGGACAATCGAATCCGTTCGGGTGAAAAAAGAAAGATCGATCTGAGTTTGCATTGGAAGGAAAAGGAAAACGTCCGTTTCGGTTTTATCAGAATCAAACACGTTCGTTTAACAAAAGAAAACGCGGAACACATGAAAAAAAATTCCAAACTCGCTTCCAAAGAAATCGGATCCAAACTCGAACGAATCGAATCCTTTTATCCGTTTGCAAATCTGTTTTACGAATCCAAAACCGACTTAAATACGAAGAAAACCTCGGTTTCGTCCCGGGAAACTCTATTCAAAATTTCTAAACAAGGTTCGTTGTGA